The following DNA comes from Mycobacterium sp. MS1601.
ACCGAAGGTCAGGGTCCCGGCGCTGAGCGTCTGCAGGGAATCCTTGGCGCAGCTGTCGCCTCCGGTACTGGTGGTGGGTGCTGCTGCTTCCTCGGCCGGCGCGCAGCCGGCCAGGATCGTCACGACCACCGGCAGCCAGGTTTTTCGCATCGCCGCATCATCGCTCACCGTGCTTCGGTGCGCCACCAATCCGCGCACCGGTGATCGATATTCAGGGGCCGAGGCGGGAGAAAAAAATGGGCGGCCCCGAGCCGTGGATCCTGGTTGGACAAACCAAGGGCTCGGGGCCGGGTGGCTGCTCGGAATTCGCCAGCGCTCGCAGGTGAATCCTCAGCCTGGTGCTGCTAGCTAGCAGCCACCTCACATGTCCATAAGTCACTCAAAATCTCGGACCACCTCCCTTCTTGTGTACCGACGAACGTACTCGCGTATTCAAGGACCGACAACCGATTTAGCGGTCAGCGATCGCAGACGATCGCCGAGTCCACCAAGCCGGCCACGTCGGCCTCGGGCGACGGCGGCGCCAACTGCCGGCCGTCGAGGGTGTGCACCCTGGCCGCTAGCGTGATCGCCGAGATGAGCCAAACACCTTGGGCAGCAAAGAGATCCGCTGGTCGCAGCGCTCGGTAGTCGCAGTCGTAGCCCTTGGCCCGGGCCACCTCGAACAGCGCCTGCTGTGTGGTGCCACGCAGGATCGGATACCACGGCGGCGGCGTCAGCAGACAGGTCCGCCCGTCGGCGCCGTCGACACTGTCGGTGGCGATCACCACTGTCGAGCGTGGGCCTTCGAGGATGAAGCCGTCAGAGCTGACGAACACCACGTCGTCGGCGCCGGAGTCGGCGGCGTGGCGCAGGGCCGCCATGTTCAGCGCGTACGACAGCGTCTTCGCTCCGGCCAACAGCCATGGCATCGAGTCCGCCGCCGACGGCAGCCCCCGGTCCAGACACAACGCCGACACCCCGTCACGACGGGCTGTGGCGATACGAGCCGGCAGCGGGTTCACGCTCACGTAGGCCGTCGGCGGCGAGCCACCTTCCCGGCCCCGGCTGTAGACCAGCCGCAGCGCCGCCTCGTCATCACTGTCGGCCGCCCAGCACCCGGCCGCCGCGTCGATGGCAGCCCGCCACGCCGCCAGATCCGGTTTCGGCAGCTGTAGGGATTTCGCCGAGGCCTCCAACCGACGGAGATGCGACTCGACCAGACAGGCGCGGCCGTCGCGGACCAGCAGCGTCTCGAACACACCGTCGCCGCGGACTGCCGCCAGGTCGTCGGCGTACAGCAGCGGAGCCTGCGGGTCGCACACCGTTCCGTCAAGAGTCACCAGCACAGCCATGGGGCCCAAGCCTAATCCGGGTGGGAACCGGGAATAACCGGCGTCGATGCACCGTAGAGTTGAAATGTGTCTGCCGTGCCCGCTCCCGAAACCGGTCCCGACGCCGGAGCCGTCTGGCATTTCGGCGACCCCTTGGGTGAGCAGCGCGCCGGCGCCGCGGTGGTCGACCGCTCGCACCGCGCGGTCCTGACGCTGGCCGGCGGCGAGAGGTTGACGTGGCTGCACAGCATTTCCAGCCAGCACGTCAGCGCCCTGGCCGACGGTGCCACCGTCGAGAACCTGAGCCTCGACGGCCAGGGCCGGGTGGAGGACCACTGGATTCAGACCGATCTCGGCGGCGTCACGTACCTCGACACCGAGCCGTGGCGCGGCCAGCCGCTGCTGGACTTCCTGCGCAAGATGATCTTCTGGGCCGACGTGAAGGTCGAACCGGCAGACCTGGCGGTGCTGACGGTTTTCGGTCCGGATGTGACGGCCGCCACCCTTGGGATCGATGCGCTGCCAGGGCCGACGGCGCTGCCCCTCTCCGATGGCGGCCTGGTGCGCCGGAGGGGTGCCGACGAGTTCGACCTGCTGGTGCCCCGTACGCAACTGAGTTCACGGCTCGAGGCCCTGGAGCGGGCAGGTGTGCGACAGGTTGGTGTCTGGGCCTACGAGGCGCGCCGGGTGGTGGCGCTGCGGCCCCGTCTCGGCGTGGACACCGACGAGCGCACCATTCCGCACGAGGTCCGCTGGATCGGCGGCCCCGGCGAGGGCGCGGTACACCTCGACAAGGGCTGCTATCGCGGTCAGGAGACGGTCGCTCGGGTGCACAACCTGGGCAAGCCACCGCGGATGCTGGTGCTGTTGCACCTCGACGGCTCCGCCGACCGGCCCGCCACCGGGGATCCGGTGCTGGCCGGTGGCCGCGCGGTCGGTCGTTTGGGCACGGTGGTGGACCACGTAGATCTCGGCCCGGTGGCGCTCGCGCTGGTCAAGCGCGGGCTGCCGGTGGACACCGAACTGATCACGGGTGGCGATGTGCAGGTGGCCGCCGTGATCGACCTCGACTCACTGCCTCCCGCCGATGTCGTCGGGGCTGGCCGGGCAGCCATCGATCGGCTGCGTGGCCTGGCGTGACGTCCCTCGACACTCACCGCCGACGGGCCTGCCAGCGCAGCCGGTCGGGGCACGGTAAAGTGAACGCAGGACAATAAACACACAGATCGGAGCCGCTCACATTGTTGGGCCGCTCCGTTATTGCGCGAGGGGGTTCCCCCATGGGCCGCGGCCGGGCAAAGGCAAAGCAGACCAAGGTTGCTCGAGAGTTGAAGTACAGCTCTCCGCAGACCGACTTCGAAAGGCTCCGCAAGGAGCTGTCGGGGCCGGAGGCGGACGACGCCAACGACGTCGATGACGGCGTACTGGATGACCGCTGGAGTGACGAAGACGCCTGGCGGCGCTGAGTTCCCCCTCGGCAAGGTGTGAGCCCCGCGCCCCTCAGAAGCGCGGGTGCTGCCCACTCAGAGTGGCGCGAGGTCCATCCTTCGCACCTTTGCCGATGGTCCCCAACGTCCAGCAGTTCAGATGCCTTGCGGTCAAGATGGCCAACGCGCGATCGGTGTCCTCCGGCGCGACCACGGCCACCATACCGACGCCCATGTTGAACGTCTTTTCCATCTCCACACGCTCGATCCGCCCACGCTGGGCGATCAGGCCGAAGATGGGTGCAGGTGTCCACGTGCCGCGGTCGAGTTCGGCGACCAGTCCGTGCGGGATCACCCGCTCCAGGTTGCCGGCCAAACCGCCACCGGTGACGTGACAGAACGTCCGTACCTGCGTCTCGGCCGCGAGCGCGAGGCAGTCCTTGGCGTAGATCTGGGTAGGTTCCAGCAGCTCTTCGCCGAGCGTCCGGCCGAACTCCTCGACGTGGCCTGACAGGCTCATCCGGTCGATCTCCAGCAGCACCTTGCGGGCCAGTGAGTATCCGTTGGAATGCAGACCTGAGGAACCCATCGCGATCACCACGTCGCCCGGGCGCACCCGGTCGGGGCCCAGCACGTTGTCGGCTTCCACCACGCCGACACCCGTGGCCGACAGGTCGTAGTGGTCGGGGGCCATCAGGCCGGGGTGCTCAGCGGTCTCACCGCCCAGCAGCGCACAGCCGGCCTGGACACAGCCTTCGGCGATGCCGGCCACGATGGACTGCACCTTTTCGGGGTCCACCTGGCCGATGGCGATGTAGTCCTGCAGGAACAGCGGCTCGGCGCCGCACACCACCAGGTCGTCGACCACCATGGCCACGAGGTCGAGGCCCACGGTGTCGTGCTTGTCCATGGCTTGGGCGACGGCGAGCTTGGTGCCCACACCATCGGTCGAAGCCGCCAGCAGCGGTTCCCGGTAATCGCCGCGGAGGGCGAAGAGTCCGGCGAAGCCGCCGAGGCCACCACGTACCTCGGGCCGAGTCGCCTTCTTCGCCCAGGGCTTGAAGAGTTCGACGGCCCGGTCCCCGGCCTCGATATCGACTCCGGCCGATGCGTAAGAGATACCTTGTTCTTCAGCGCGATCGGTCATCGTGCCTCAATCTACCGGTCCCGGGCCCAAGCCGGTATCGGCCGGGGGTCTCGGCGCTTGTTTCATCAGCGGTGTTCGCGGCTACGCACAGGAGTGGATTCAGCTCAGGTGCAGTGTCTGGTAACAGGTTCCACCGGCTATATCGGTGGTCGGTTGATCCCAGATCTGCTGGCCCGCGGCCACAAGGTCCGCGCCATGGCCCGCACCACGAAGAAGCTCGACAACGTACCGTGGCGTTCCGACGTCGAGGTGGTCACCGGTGACCTCACCGACCCCGACTCGTTGAAAAGCGCGTTCACCGCTGTCGACGTGGTGTTCTACCTGGCGCATTCGATGGGCACCTCCGACGATTTTGTCGAGGAGGAGCGCCGCGCGGCCACCAACGTGGTCGAGGCGGCCCGGGCGGCGGGGGTCCGACGGCTGGTCTACCTCAGTGGGTTGCACCCCGGTGATACCGAGCTGTCCCGCCACCTCCAGTCCCGCACCGCGGTGGGTGACATTCTGCTGGAATCCGGTATCGAAACCGTCGTACTGCAGGCCGGGGTGGTCATCGGTTCGGGCTCGGCCTCGTTCGAGATGATCCGTCACCTGACCGAGCTGTTGCCGGTGATGACCACACCGAAGTGGGTGCACAACCGGATCCAGCCGATCGCGGTGCGTGATGTGCTGCACTACCTGGCCGAGGCGGCGACGGCCCCGGTGCCGCGATCGCGAACCTGGGACATCGGCGGTCCGGATGTGCTCGAGTATGGGGAGATGATGCAGGTCTACGCCGACGTGGCGGGCCTGCGCCGTCGCGGCATCGTCGTTCTGCCCTTCCTGACGCCGACGATCGCAAGTTGGTGGGTGGGTCTGGTGACGCCGATTCCGCCCGGTCTGGCGCAGCCGCTGGTGGAGTCTCTGCATTGTGACGCGGTGGCCGACGAGCACGACATCGATGCCGTCATCGCGGCCCCGGGCGACGGGCTACTGCCCTATCGGGAATCGGTGCAGCGTGCCCTCGAGTACAGCGAGCAACGCGGCTGCGAGCCGTCCTGGTCGCCGGACAGTCCGGCGGCACCGCGGCCCAGTGATCCGGACTGGGCGGGCGACCTGGTGCTGCGCGACAGCGTGTCGGGAACGACGGGTCGCAGTCCCGACGCCACCTGGCGGGCTCTGACCCATCGCGGACACCGCTGGCAGGCGCAGTCACAGGTTCAGGGCGCATCCGCCCGGTTGGTGGACCGCGGGCGGCTGCCCGGGGTGCTCACCCTCACCGTGGAGGTCAGCCCGCGCACCGACGGCCAGACCGATTTCACCCAGACGGCGACGTTCGCCCCACGGGGTCTTCCGGGACGGCTCTACGCCGTCACCGTGTGGCAATTACGCCGGAAGCTGTTGCGTCGCAACCTCGACAGCTGAGGCCGGGTCAGGGGCGACGCAGCGCGGAGGCGTTGTCGTTGTCCTGCTGCACCACTCCGGCGCGGGCAGCGTTCGACAGCATGTGCTCGATGACGTTCTTGCCGAGTGCGGTCTCGCTGGGCAGCTCGATCGGGTAGTTGCCGTCGAAGCAGGCCGCGCACAACCGGGACGCGGGCTGCTCGGTGGCGCTGATCATGCCGTCGATGGAGATGTAACCCAGGGTGTCCGCACCGATCGCGTGCCGGACGGCTTCGAGCATCTCACCGCCGCCGTCGTTGGCAGCGTTGGCGATCAGTTCTGCCGGGGAGGCGAAGTCGATGCCGTAGAAGCAGGGCCATTTGACCGGCGGTGAGGCGATCCGGACATGTACCTCGACGGCGCCGGCCTCGCGCAGCATCCGGATCAGCGCGCGCTGGGTGTTGCCGCGCACGATCGAGTCGTCCACAACCACCAGCCGCTTGCCGCGGATCATGTCCCGCAGCGGATTCAGCTTGAGCCGGATGCCCTGCTGGCGGATGGTCTGCGACGGCTGGATGAACGTGCGACCCACGTAGGCGTTCTTCATCAGGCCCTGGCCGAACGGGATACCCGACTCTTGGGCGTACCCGACGGCCGCCGGCGTGCCGGACTCCGGCACTCCGATTACGAGGTCGCCGTCGACGGGCTGTTCACGAGCCAACCGGCGGCCGATGTCGACCCGGGTGGAGTGCACCGACCGGCCACCGATGGTGCTGTCGGGACGAGCCAGGTAGACGTACTCGAACACACACCCTTTGGGGGTGGGGTTGGCGAAGCGGGTGGACCGAACCCCGTCGGCGTCGATGGCCAGCAGCTCACCGGGTTCGATGTCGCGGACGAAGGAGGCGCCCACGATGTCGAGCGCGGCGGTCTCGGAGGCCACCACCCAGCCGCGGTCCAGCCGACCCAGTGACAGGGGGCGCACCCCGTGCGGATCACGGGCGGCATAGAGCGTGTTCTCGTCCATGAAGGTCAGACAGAAGGCGCCGCGGACGGTGGGCAGCAGCTCCAGGGCGGCCTGCTCCAGGCTGGAGTCGGCGGCGCCGTGCGCGAGCAGCGCTCCCAGGATGTCGGAGTCGGTGGTGGCGGCAGTTTCGCCGCGGTTGCTCATCAGGCCTTCGTCGCGGGCACGAGCGGCCAGCTCAGCGGTGTTGACCAGGTTGCCGTTGTGGCCAAGCGCCACCCCGGTACCCGCGGCGGTGTTGCGGAACACCGGTTGGGCGTTTTCCCAGGTGGTGGACCCGGTTGTGGAGTAGCGGCAGTGCCCGACGGCGACGTGGCCGGGCATCGCGGCCAGGGTCTGCTCGTCGAAGACCTGGCTGACCAGCCCGAGATCTTTGAACACCAACACCTGCGAGCCGTCGGCGACGGCGATACCGGCAGCTTCCTGACCGCGGTGCTGCAGGGCGTACAGGCCGTAGTAGGTGAGCTTGGCGACTTCTTCGCCAGGAGCCCAGACGCCGAATACGCCGCATTCTTCGGCGGGTGCGTTCTCGAGTTCGATCGGTTCAGCGGTCACGTGGGGGCTGCTCCTGGGAAGCGTTCGGGTGACGCGCCCAGTCTACGGTCTGATGCCGACGCATTCATACCGGTGACGAGGCGGTTAGCGTGTCGTCCAACGCCGCGCCGTGTTCGGCCATTCCGCGGTGACCAGCAACGTGCAGCAAAACAGCCGATTTCGGGCTGATGGTCGTGATCTCCGTCACTCGGCGCCCAGGGGTACCACCGGCAACCAGAGGTTGATCTCACCGGCCCGCGATCCCGACATCTGCACCCTTCCCCGGGCCACCGCGTCGGACAGAGTGAGCAGCCCGCAGGCCAGCAGCAGCCAGGTGCGGGGGTCGGTCTCCACCACGTTGGGTGGGGTGCCGCGGGTGTGACGGGGACCTTCGACGCACTGCACCGCGACGAACGGCGGTACCCGCACCTCCACCGAGGCGCCGGGCGCCGAGGCGGCCAGACTGCGCGCGGTGAGCCGCACCGCGTCGGCGAGAACCGAGCGTTCCGGCGCCGGGGCCGAGTCGTCTCGCAGCCAGGCTTCGGTGGCCAGGACGGCGGCGCGCGTCTTGGTGGGGTCGGCGGTGTTGCGAGCGGGCATGGCTCCAGTATTGACCTCAACTGTTGTTGAAGTCCTAGCGTGGGGTCATGGCCTTCAAACCGCACGAGATCGAGTACCTGAAGTCGGCCGACCTGGGCCGGCTCGCCACCATCCAGCCCGACGGCACTCTGCAGAACAGCCCCGTCGGGTTCACCTACAACGAGGAGCTCGAGACCATCGACGTCTCCGGTTACCGGATGTCACGCAGCCAGAAGTTCCGCAATCTGGCGACCAATGCCGTCGTGGCGTTCGTGGTGGACGACATCGCGTCACGTAACCCGTGGCGGGTCCGTTGCCTGGAGATACGCGGCACCGCTCAGCAAGCCGAAACTCAGAACACCGCAACAGAATCCAACGGTGATGGGCTGGACTCGGCGATCATCAGGATCACACCGCGCCGGATCATCAGCTTCGGCATCGACGACACCGAGACCGAGCCGCACCTGCTGACCACCGACAGCAGGGACGTCCCCACCACCGCGGACTAGCCAAGACGGCCGTCGTGGGCCTGCACCAGCAGAGCCGCGAGGGCCCCGGCCTCGTTGACGGCCAGGTGCGCCAGCGCCGGTGCCAGCAGGCTCCCGCTGCGCTCAGCCAGCATGGCGAACACCCAACCCGCCAGCCCGGTCACCAGCACCGTGCCCACCACCGGCTCCCCCGCCGCCCGCGCATCCGCAATGTGACTGAGCCCGAAAGCCATGGCCTGCAACAGTTTGCCCCGTCGCGTCCCGAAGCCTCGGGCTGCCAGGACGCCGAGCACCCCGCGGTAGGCCGCTTCCTCGGACCACACCGTGCCCAACGGAATCTCGACGGCCAGCCACCACCACGCCGGGGTGGGCAACTCACGCTCTCGCATCGCTTTTCGCACTTGCGGCAAAGCTGTGGTCGCCGCCACTCCCGCAGCCACCACAGCCGCTGCGGCCACACCGTGCGCCACCCCGGAGCGTGGCCGCGGTCTGGCCCCGGCCGCCAGGGCCAGACCCGTTCCCAGGCCGGCCTGGATCAGCGGGTGCCTGCGGCCGGGGATCTGCAGGCCGGCGGTCAAACTCCAACCCACGAGACCGGCCGCGAACGCAAGGGCGCGTCGTTGGTCACGGTTCATCGGCGCCGGCCGTCTCGTCCAAATCGGCGCGGATCCGCTCGGTGTCGGCCGGCGTCCACCCCGGCGGCGGAGCCACTGCCACCCAACCGTCGAGTACGGATTCGCCGTAGTTGTGGCCGTGCCCGCCGGGTACCGAGGAGGCGTTGGTCATGTCGGCGCTCACCTGCCAGAAGGTCACGATGGGATACCACCGCATGGATTCGGTTCGATCGCGGACCGGAGCTTCCCGGAGCCAATCCGGCCGGGAGAACAGCAGATCCGGCGACCACCACACGATCGGGTCGGAGGGATGTTGCAGGAACAGCACCCTGGTGCCCTCCCACGGCGCGGCGGTGTCGGCGACTATCTGGGCCGGATCATTGGCCGGTGAGAACCGGACCGTCCGTCCGTCGTCGTAGCGCGGATGCACTTCGGGGGTACCGGGATCGCGGCGCACCACCAGCGCCTTCCACAGCGGGCTGGCGTTGGGCGGACCCACCCACAGCACCGAATCGAATCCCATCCGGGAGATGTCCGGCAGGAAGCCGAACGCCGCCTGCCCGGCCATCGAACCGAGGCTCTCGCCGTAGAGCACCAGTTTCGGCCGCTGTTCCGCAGGCAGCCGCACCCAACGCTGGTGCACGGCGTCGATGAGCATGCGACCCGAGTCCATCGACGTTTCGCGGTCGCCCAGGAACGAGATCCAGCTGGGCAGATAGGAATATTGCAGCGCCACCATGGCGGTGTCGCCGTTGTACATCAGCTCCAGTGCCCTGGCGGCCACCGGATTCACCCAGCCGGTGCCGGTGGTCGGAACGATGACCAGCAGTTCACGCTCGAAGGCGCCGGTGCGTTCCAGTTCCGAGAGCAGTACCGCCATCCGCTGCTCGGCGGTCTCGGCGGTCTGCAGCCCCGCGTACACACGCACCGGTTCCAGCGCCGGCCGGCCGTTCACCCGTTCCAGTTCGGCGGCGTCGGGTCCACCGGCCACGAAGTTGCGGCCCTGGTAACCGAGGGTGTCCCACGCCGCGAAAGAGTCTGGGCTGCCGGATCTCTGGGGCGCCAGTGGCTGTTCCACACCGTCGCGGGTGGTGTAGTCCTGCGGCTGGAACACCCGGTTGGCGCCGGCCAGGAAACCCCGCAGCAGCACACCGTTGACCAAGGTGATCACCACCACCGCCACCACCGCGGTGCCGATGAACAGTGCCACCTCGTCGTTGACCCGCCAGCGTCGAATCAGAAAACGGGCCATCACCTTCACCGCGTCCAGCAGGATGCGTGCGACACCTACCAGGACGCCGCAGACCACCGCAGCCAACAGCACCGTCCGGTAGTAACCCGCCGTGGCCGGCCCCTCGATGCCCATCAGCGCGGAGACCTGGCGCTGCCAGGCCGCGGCGGGCACCACGATCAACAGGCAGGCGGCCACCGACCCGACCACCGTCGCGGCTTTCAACGCATACAGCACCCGCCTGGGCGGTGGCCACCACGTCCTGCGGCGAAGCACCAAGCGCCGAAACAGTTTTCCGACAAGCACACCCAGCCCGTAACCGATCGCGGCGTTGATGCCACCGATCAGTCCGGCGAACAGCCAGTCCCGCGGCAACAGCGACGGGGTGAGCGACAGGCAGAAGAACAGCGCACCCACCGCGGCACCGAAGAAATCCAGTCGCACCAGTCCCCAGGCCCACTCGAGCAGGGGATGGCGCTCCGGGATCATCGGGTCGCCGTCATCACAACGGCGTCATCCGAACAGGGCCGGCAGCACGCCTTCCCAGGTGCTGCGCAGTTCGGTCAGCGGAATGCTGAACTGGCCCTGGACCTCGACGCTGTCAGAACCCTGATCCACCACACCGATGCGGACAGCGGGCAGCTGGCGCGCCTCGCACATCGAGACGAAGCGACTCTCCTCGGTGCGCGGCACGGCGACCAACACCCGGCCGCTGGACTCGGAGAACAGCTGCACAAACGCATCCGAGCCTTCGGGAAGCAGGATGCGGCAACCGGTTTCGCCGGCCAGCGCCCCCTCGACCACGGCCTGCATCAGACCGCCTTCGGAGAGATCGTGCGCCGCCGAGATCAACCCGTCGCGCGATCCCGCTGCCAGCACCTCGGCCAGCAGCTTCTCGCGGGCCAGATCCACCTTGGGTGGCACGCCACCGAGGTGACCCGCGGTGACCTGCGCCCAGATGGAGCCGTCGAACTCGTCACGGGTGTCGCCCAGCAGGATCAGCGTCTCGCCCGGCTCGGTGCCGAAACCGGTGGGGATGCGGCGGGCCACGTCGTCGATGACGCCGAGCACGCCCACCACCGGCGTCGGCAGGATGGCCGTCGCCCCGGTCTGGTTGTAGAAGCTCACGTTGCCGCCGGTGACCGGAATACCAAGGGCCGCACAGCCATCGGCAAGACCGCGCACCGCCTGGGAGAACTGCCACATGACGCCCGGATCCTCGGGGAGCCGAAGTTGAGGCAGTTGGTGACGGCCACCGGCGCGGCGCCGGTGACGGCGACATTGCGGTACGCCTCGGCCAGTGCCAGCTGCGCCCCGGTGTAGGGGTCCAGCTGGGTGTAGCGGCCAGAAGCGTCGGTGGACAGCGCGATACCGCGGCCGGTCTCCTCGTCGATGCGCAGCACCCCGCCGTCGGCGTGCTCGGACAGCACGGTGTTGCCGCGCACGTAGCGGTCGTACTGCTCGGTGATGAACGCCCGACTGCACAGGTGGGGGCTGCCCAGCATGGCCAGCACGGTGGACCGCAGTTCGTCGCCGGTCTGCGGGCGGGGCAGCGCCGCGGTGGTGTCGGCGATCAGCGCGTCCTGGGTGTCGGGGCGCTGGACGGGACGCTGGTAGACCGGGCCCTCGTGGGCCACGGTGCGCGGCGGGACATCGACGACGGTCTCACCGTGCCAGGTGATGTGCAGCCGGTCGCCGTCGGTGACCTCGCCGATCACCGACGCCAGCACCTCCCACTTACGACAGATCGCCATGAACGCGTCCACGTTCTCGGGTGCGACGACGGCGCACATACGTTCCTGGGACTCGCTGGAGAGAATCTCGGCGGGGGTCATGTACTTGGCCCGCAGCGGCACCTTGTCCAACTCGATGGCCATGCCGCCGTCGCCGGCGGCGGCGAGTTCGGAAGTCGCGCAGGACAACCCGGCACCGCCGAGGTCCTGGATGCCGATCACCACACCGGCGGCGTACAGCTCGAGACAGCACTCGATGAGCACCTTCTCCATGAAGGGGTCGCCCACCTGCACGCTGGGGAGCTTCTTGCGGCCGGCACCGGACTCGTCACCGCCGAAGGTCTCCGATGCCAACACCGACACGCCGCCGATGCCGTCGAGGCCGGTACGGGCGCCGAACAGGATGATCTTGTTGCCGGCGCCGGAGGCGAACGCCAGATGCAGGTCCTCCTTGCGCAGCACGCCGACACACAGCGCGTTCACCAGGGGGTTGCCCGCGTAGGACTCGTCGAAGACGGTCTCGCCGCCGATGTTGGGCAGGCCCAGGGAGTTGCCGTAGCCGCCTACACCGCGGACCACGCCGTCGAGCACCCGGCGGGTGTCGGGGGCGTCGGCGGCGCCGAAGCGCAGCTGGTCCATCACCGCAACCGGGCGGGCGCCCATGGCCATGATGTCGCGCACGATGCCGCCGACGCCGGTGGCCGCGCCCTGGTAGGGCTCGACGTAGGACGGGTGGTTGTGCGACTCGACCTTGAAGGTGACGGCCCAGCCGTCACCGATGTCGACAACGCCGGCGTTCTCACCGATGCCGGCGAGCATGCCCGCACGCATCTCGTCGGTGGTGGTCTCGCCGAAGTAGCGCAGATGCACCTTCGACGACTTGTACGAGCAGTGTTCGCTCCACATCACCGAGTACATGGCCAGCTCGGCATCGGTGGGTCGGCGGCCGAGGATGTCTCGGATGCGCTCGTATTCATCGTCCTTGAGGCCCAACTCGCGGAAGGGCTGCGGCTGATCGGGGCTGGCGGCTGCCCGCTCCACCGTATCGAGGTCTTGGGTGAGCTCAGACGTCACCGGAACAGCTTATTCGCTCCGCGCACGGGCGAACGCCCGCGCCGCCGCCGGGGCGCCGAA
Coding sequences within:
- a CDS encoding aminodeoxychorismate lyase — its product is MLVTLDGTVCDPQAPLLYADDLAAVRGDGVFETLLVRDGRACLVESHLRRLEASAKSLQLPKPDLAAWRAAIDAAAGCWAADSDDEAALRLVYSRGREGGSPPTAYVSVNPLPARIATARRDGVSALCLDRGLPSAADSMPWLLAGAKTLSYALNMAALRHAADSGADDVVFVSSDGFILEGPRSTVVIATDSVDGADGRTCLLTPPPWYPILRGTTQQALFEVARAKGYDCDYRALRPADLFAAQGVWLISAITLAARVHTLDGRQLAPPSPEADVAGLVDSAIVCDR
- the ygfZ gene encoding CAF17-like 4Fe-4S cluster assembly/insertion protein YgfZ, with the translated sequence MSAVPAPETGPDAGAVWHFGDPLGEQRAGAAVVDRSHRAVLTLAGGERLTWLHSISSQHVSALADGATVENLSLDGQGRVEDHWIQTDLGGVTYLDTEPWRGQPLLDFLRKMIFWADVKVEPADLAVLTVFGPDVTAATLGIDALPGPTALPLSDGGLVRRRGADEFDLLVPRTQLSSRLEALERAGVRQVGVWAYEARRVVALRPRLGVDTDERTIPHEVRWIGGPGEGAVHLDKGCYRGQETVARVHNLGKPPRMLVLLHLDGSADRPATGDPVLAGGRAVGRLGTVVDHVDLGPVALALVKRGLPVDTELITGGDVQVAAVIDLDSLPPADVVGAGRAAIDRLRGLA
- a CDS encoding DUF3073 domain-containing protein — encoded protein: MGRGRAKAKQTKVARELKYSSPQTDFERLRKELSGPEADDANDVDDGVLDDRWSDEDAWRR
- the purM gene encoding phosphoribosylformylglycinamidine cyclo-ligase, with protein sequence MTDRAEEQGISYASAGVDIEAGDRAVELFKPWAKKATRPEVRGGLGGFAGLFALRGDYREPLLAASTDGVGTKLAVAQAMDKHDTVGLDLVAMVVDDLVVCGAEPLFLQDYIAIGQVDPEKVQSIVAGIAEGCVQAGCALLGGETAEHPGLMAPDHYDLSATGVGVVEADNVLGPDRVRPGDVVIAMGSSGLHSNGYSLARKVLLEIDRMSLSGHVEEFGRTLGEELLEPTQIYAKDCLALAAETQVRTFCHVTGGGLAGNLERVIPHGLVAELDRGTWTPAPIFGLIAQRGRIERVEMEKTFNMGVGMVAVVAPEDTDRALAILTARHLNCWTLGTIGKGAKDGPRATLSGQHPRF
- a CDS encoding NAD(P)H-binding protein, translating into MDSAQVQCLVTGSTGYIGGRLIPDLLARGHKVRAMARTTKKLDNVPWRSDVEVVTGDLTDPDSLKSAFTAVDVVFYLAHSMGTSDDFVEEERRAATNVVEAARAAGVRRLVYLSGLHPGDTELSRHLQSRTAVGDILLESGIETVVLQAGVVIGSGSASFEMIRHLTELLPVMTTPKWVHNRIQPIAVRDVLHYLAEAATAPVPRSRTWDIGGPDVLEYGEMMQVYADVAGLRRRGIVVLPFLTPTIASWWVGLVTPIPPGLAQPLVESLHCDAVADEHDIDAVIAAPGDGLLPYRESVQRALEYSEQRGCEPSWSPDSPAAPRPSDPDWAGDLVLRDSVSGTTGRSPDATWRALTHRGHRWQAQSQVQGASARLVDRGRLPGVLTLTVEVSPRTDGQTDFTQTATFAPRGLPGRLYAVTVWQLRRKLLRRNLDS
- the purF gene encoding amidophosphoribosyltransferase codes for the protein MTAEPIELENAPAEECGVFGVWAPGEEVAKLTYYGLYALQHRGQEAAGIAVADGSQVLVFKDLGLVSQVFDEQTLAAMPGHVAVGHCRYSTTGSTTWENAQPVFRNTAAGTGVALGHNGNLVNTAELAARARDEGLMSNRGETAATTDSDILGALLAHGAADSSLEQAALELLPTVRGAFCLTFMDENTLYAARDPHGVRPLSLGRLDRGWVVASETAALDIVGASFVRDIEPGELLAIDADGVRSTRFANPTPKGCVFEYVYLARPDSTIGGRSVHSTRVDIGRRLAREQPVDGDLVIGVPESGTPAAVGYAQESGIPFGQGLMKNAYVGRTFIQPSQTIRQQGIRLKLNPLRDMIRGKRLVVVDDSIVRGNTQRALIRMLREAGAVEVHVRIASPPVKWPCFYGIDFASPAELIANAANDGGGEMLEAVRHAIGADTLGYISIDGMISATEQPASRLCAACFDGNYPIELPSETALGKNVIEHMLSNAARAGVVQQDNDNASALRRP
- a CDS encoding sterol carrier family protein, producing MPARNTADPTKTRAAVLATEAWLRDDSAPAPERSVLADAVRLTARSLAASAPGASVEVRVPPFVAVQCVEGPRHTRGTPPNVVETDPRTWLLLACGLLTLSDAVARGRVQMSGSRAGEINLWLPVVPLGAE
- a CDS encoding PPOX class F420-dependent oxidoreductase; translated protein: MAFKPHEIEYLKSADLGRLATIQPDGTLQNSPVGFTYNEELETIDVSGYRMSRSQKFRNLATNAVVAFVVDDIASRNPWRVRCLEIRGTAQQAETQNTATESNGDGLDSAIIRITPRRIISFGIDDTETEPHLLTTDSRDVPTTAD
- a CDS encoding Rv0804 family intramembrane glutamic endopeptidase yields the protein MNRDQRRALAFAAGLVGWSLTAGLQIPGRRHPLIQAGLGTGLALAAGARPRPRSGVAHGVAAAAVVAAGVAATTALPQVRKAMRERELPTPAWWWLAVEIPLGTVWSEEAAYRGVLGVLAARGFGTRRGKLLQAMAFGLSHIADARAAGEPVVGTVLVTGLAGWVFAMLAERSGSLLAPALAHLAVNEAGALAALLVQAHDGRLG